Part of the Phenylobacterium soli genome, ATGATATCTTATGATGGTTCAGATCGGGGGGCGGTCGTTTCGGGACCCGGATCCGGCTCTCGATGGCCGCCTGAGTGAGGCGTGCAGAGGTTCATCCTCCAGCAGAACATCGAACGCTTCCGCCAACGGCTCGCCGAAGCCAGCGACGAGGCCGACCGCCGGCGCCTGACGGCGATGCTGGCCGGGGCGGAACGGGAGCTGGCGCTGGTCAACACCGCGATGAGCGGAGTGCAGCTGCAGCCGGCCGGCGCCCTCGCGCCCGACGAAGCGGCGCGGAAGGAAGCCCTGGCGAGGTTCCGCGCGGAGATCGCGCCCTCGTCCCGGCCCTCGCTGCTCATCGACCCCCAGCCCGGCCTACCGATCGCCGAGGTCAACGCGCCCTATGAGGCGGTGTGCGGCCTGGACCGCAAGGCGCTGATCGGCCAGCCGCTGTTCCTGCTGTTCCCCGACAACCCCGACGATCCCATCGCCGACGGGGTGAGCCACCTCTACGCCTCGCTGAAAAAGGCGGCCGAGAGCGGACGGCCGCACGCCATGGAGGTCCAGCGCTACGACGTCCGCGACGGCGACGGCCGGTTCGTCGAGCGCTACTGGCGGCCGCTGAACACACCGCTGACCGACGGCTTCGGCCGGGTGGTCTTCCTACTGCACCAGGTGGACGAGGTCACTGACGAGGTGCTGGGCGGCAAGGGGGCCGGCTAGAACTCGTCCTCGATCGAGGAGCGGAAGAGCTCGAAGACCTCCTTGGCGCGGGTCTCCGGATCGACGGCGGCCTCCGGCTCCGGCGGCTGGGCGGGGGCGGCGGCGCCCGTCAGGCGGCCGACCACCGCGCCGTCCTGGACGAGCAGCACCTCCTCGCCCTCCTCCACAGCGGTCAGCAGGGCGGCGAGCTTGGGCGGCAGGTCGTCGAGGTCGATGCGCTTCATGCGCTGAGTGTAGACCGGCGGGCGGCGTGGCCCTAGCTTCCGCCCCGCGAATGGAGGGGTGATGGCCTACCGGTCCTTGCGGGAATTCATGCAGCGCCTGGAAGCGGCGGGCGAGCTGGTGCGCGTCGCCGAGCCGGTGTCGAGCGTCCTGGAGATGACCGAGATCCAGCGGCGCCTCTTGGCGACCGGCGGCCCGGCGGTGCTGTTCGAGAAGCCGATCCGGGCGGACGGCGAGATCTCGTCCATGCCGGCCCTCGTGAATCTGTTCGGGACGGTCAAGCGGGTCGCCATGGGCGTCACCCTGGAGGGGCGCGAACGGGCGACCGCCGGCGACCTGCGCGAGGTCGGCGAACTTCTGGCCTTCCTGCGCAATCCCGAGCCGCCGCGCGGCTTGAAGGACGCCTGGGACATGCTGCCGCTGGCCAAGACGGTGATGTCCATGCGCCCGCAGGTGGTGAAGAAGGCGCCGGTGCAGGAGGTGGTGCTGAAGGGCGAGGATATCGATCTCGCCAAGCTGCCGATCCAGACCTGCTGGCCGGGCGAGCCGGCGCCGCTGATCACCTGGCCGCTGGTGGTGACCAAGGGGCCTAGCGAGGATCGCGAGGACGACTACAACCTCGGCATCTACCGGATGCAGGTGCTGGGCAAGGACCGCACCATCATGCGCTGGCTGGCGCACCGCGGCGGGGCGCAGCATCACCAGCGCTGGAAGAAGGCCGGCAAGCGCGAGCCCCTGCCCGCCTGCGCGGTGATCGGGGCCGATCCGGGGACCATCCTGGCGGCGGTGACGCCGGTGCCGGACACGCTCTCCGAATACCAGTTCGCCGGGCTGATGCGCGGGGCCAAGGTGGAGCTGGTCCCGGCCAAGACGGTGCCGCTGATGGTGCCGGCCAACGCCGAGATCGTGCTCGAGGGCCACGTGCTGCTGGACGAGTACGAGGACGAGGGGCCCTACGGCGACCACACCGGCTACTACAATTCGGTGGAGCGCTTCCCGGTGTTCCAGGTCAGCGCCATCACCATGCGCAAGGACCCGATCTACCTGACGACCTTCACCGGCCGGCCGCCGGACGAGCCATCCGTGCTGGGCGAAGCGCTGAACGAGGTGTTCATCCCGCTGATCCGCCAGCAGTTCCCGGAGATCGTCGACTTCTGGCTGCCGCCGGAGGGCTGCTCCTACCGGATCGCCGTGGTGTCGATGAAGAAGGCCTACCCCGGCCACGCCAAGCGCGTGATGATGGGCGTCTGGAGCTACCTTCGCCAGTTCATGTACACCAAGTGGGTGATCGTCGTGGACGACGAGGTCAACGCCCGCGACTGGAAGGACGTGATGTGGGCCATCTCCACGCGGATGGACCCGGCGCGCGACATCACGGTCATCGAGAACACCCCCATCGACTACCTGGACTTCGCCTCGCCGGAGAGCGGCCTGGGCTCGAAGATCGGCCTCGACGCCACCAACAAATGGCCGCCCGAGACCAAGCGCGAATGGGGCGAGAAGCTGTTCATGGACGCGCAGGTGATCGAGGCGGTGACGGAGAAATGGTCGCGGCTGGGGCTTCCCGGAGACGGCAAGCCGGTGGAATAGTGCCGCTCCAGTTGGAGGGGCATTCATGATCAAAGTCGTCGCCGCGGCCGCCGCCGCCGTTCTCGTCTCGTCGGCCGCCGGAGCGCAGCCGGCCAAGGTCGCCCCCGCCGCCAGCGGCGAGGCGCAGTTCCGCAGCCTCTACAAGGAGCTGGTCGAGACCAAGTCGGCCTATCCGGACGGCAGCTGCACCCTCGCCGCCGAGCGCATGGCCGCGCGGCTGAAGGCGGCCGGCTTCCCCGACAGCGACCTGCACATCATCGTTCCCGACGGGAAGCCGAAGGACGGCAACCTGGTGGCCATCTATCCGGGCCGCGATCCCAAGGCCAAGGCCGTGCTGATGCTGGCCCACATCGACGTGGTCGCCGCCAAGCGCGAGGACTGGACGCGCGATCCGTTCACCCTGGTGGAGGAGGACGGCTACTTCTACGGCCGCGGCGCCTTCGACGACAAAGCCCAGGCGGCGATCTGGACCGACAACCTGATCCGCTACAAGCAGGAAGGCTACAAGCCGCGGCGGACCATCAAGATGGCCCTGACCTGCGGCGAGGAAGGCGGCGGCTTCGTCGACGGCGCCGAGTGGCTGACGGCCCACAACCGCGCCCTGATCGACGCCGGCATCGCCCTGAACGAGGGCGCGGGCGGGGAGCTGGACGCGGCCGGCAAGCCGGTGTCGCACACCATCCTGGCGGCCGAGAAGATGCCGGTGAACTTCACCTTCGAGGTGACCAACCCGGGCGGCCACTCCTCGCGGCCGATGCCGGACAACGCGATCTATCACCTGGCCAAGGCGCTGGACGCCGTGGCCGCCTATGAGTTCCCGGTGCAGATCAACGACGCCAGCCGGGCCTACCTGACGCGCATGTCGAAGGTGGTCGGCGGCGAGAAGGGCGCGGCGATGAACGCCATCGCCGCCAACCCGGCCGACGACAAGGCCAACGCCCTCCTGTCGAAGGACCCGAGCCTGCACGCCATGCTGCGCACCACCTGCGTGGCCACCATGCTGGACGCCGGCCATGCGCCGAACGCCCTGCCGCAGCGAGCGCGGGCCAACATCAATTGCCGCGTCTTCCCGGGCGAGCCGATCGCCCAGGTCCACGACACCCTGGTGAAGATCGTCGCCGACCCGGCGGTGAAGATCTCGACGCCCGAGGGCGGCTTCCCGGCCGCCGCCGCCCCGCCGATGACGCCCAAGGTGCTAGGGCCGATCGAGAAGATCTCCCAGGCCATGTGGCCCGGCGTGCCGGTGGTGCCGATCCTGCAGCCGGGCGCGACCGACGCCACCTTCCTGAACGCGGTCGGCATCCCGGCCTTCGGCGTCTCTGGCCTGTTCATCGATCCGGACCTCGGCCGCATCCACGGGCTGAACGAGCGGATCCGGGTGAAGTCGCTGATGGAAGGCCGCGAGTTCCTCTACCGCCTGGTCAAGGCCTACGCCGACCAACCGAACTGAGGCGGGCGCGCGATGGAGGTCGTTCCCGCCGCCCCGGCCGCCGCCCACGCCGCCGCCCTCTGGGCCGGCCTGAGCCTGCTGTTGATGCTGGTGCTGTCGGTGAGGGTCGTACGCCTTCGCCGGCGGCACGGCGTCGCCCTGGGCCATGGCGAGTTCGCCGACCTCCACCATGCCATCCGCGCCTTTGCGAACGCGGCGGAATATGTGCCGGCGGCGCTGGTGGCGCTGGGGCTGCTGGCCATGGCCGGGGCGCCCGCGGCGCTGGTGCACGCGACGGGCCTCGTCCTCTTCCTCGGGCGGGCGGCGCACGCGGTGGGGCTGTCGCGCAGCGGCGGCGCCTCGCTCCCGCGCGCGGCGGGAATGCTGGCGACCTGGCTCGCCTACCTCGTCGCGGCGGTGGCCCTGATCTTCTACGCCGTCCCCTGAAGGCGCATCCGGAGCGCGGGTCTTGCTTGCCGCAGGGGCGCCGGGCGGCCATATGGCGGGGATGAATCAGGACCTGTTGAACGAGGTGGTGCAGGCCGCCTTGAAGGCCGGCGCCGATGCGGCCGAGGCGGTCGGCGCCGAGCGCCGCGCCCTTTCCATCACCGTGCGGCTCGGAGAGCTGGAGGAAGTGGAGCGCGAGGAAGCGCGCGACCTCGGCCTTCGCGTCTTCGTCGGCAAGCGTCAGGCGACGGTCTCCGGCTCCGACATCAGCGCCGAGGCCCGCGCCAAGCTGGTCGAGCGGGCCGTGGCCATGGCCAGGCTCGCGCCGGAGGATCCCTATGCGGGCCTCGCCGACCCGGCCCTGCTGGCCAGGGGCGACCTCCCCGACCTCGACCTGTTCGACGCCAGCGAGCCCTCGCCGGAGACGCTTGAGGATCGCGCCCGGGCGGCCGAGGAAGCGGCGCGGGCCGTCGAGCGGGTGACCAACACCGACGGGGCGTCCGGCTCCTGGTCGGCCTCGCAGTGGGCGATGGTGACGAGCGGCGGCTTCGCGGGCGTGCACCGCGCCTCCGGCTTCTCGCTCGGGGCCACGGCCATCGCCGGCGACGAGAACGGCATGGAGATCGGCTACGACGGCCGCTCGACCCGCTGGCAGTCGGACCTGCCTTCGCCCGAGAGCATCGGCGCCGAGGCCGGCCGCCGCGCCGCCCAGCGGCTGGGGGCGCGCAAGATCGCCTCGACCACCGCGCCCGTGATCTTCGAGAACCGGCTGGCCGCCTCACTGATCGGGCCGATGATCGGCGCCATCTCCGGCCCCTCGATCGCCCGCGGCACCTCCTTCCTGAAGGACAAGCTGGGCGAGAAGATCTTCGGCGAGCACGTGACGATCACCGACGACCCGCACCGCCCGCGCGGCCTGGGCTCGGCGCCGTTCGACGACGAGGGCGTCGCCAACCAGAAGCGCAACCTGATCGACCGCGGTGTGCTGACCACGTGGCTGCTGAACGCCTCCTCGGCCCGGCAGCTCGGCCTGACCAGCACGGGCCACGCCTCGCGCGGCCTCGCCGGCCCGCCCGGCGTGGGCCCGTCGAACCTCACCGTACTGCCGGGCGACAAGAGCCAGGCCGAGCTGATCCGCGAGGCCAAGAGCGGCCTCCTCGTCACCAACATGTTCGGGCCGTCGCTGAACGGGAACACAGGCGACTGGTCGGTGGGCTGCGCCGGCTTCTGGTTCGAGGACGGCGAACTCGCCTATCCGGTGACCGAGATCACCGTGGCCGGCAACCTGATCGACATCTACGCGCGGCTGATCCCCGGGTCGGACTTGGAGATCCGCGGCGCCACCAACTCGCCGTCCCTGCTGGTGGATTCCCTGGCGATCGCCGGTCTCTGACACGGTTTCTCAACGCCGGGCATTGATCCTGCCGCCGCGTCAGCCTATCGGGGCGCGCAAATCTGGTTGCAAACGATACGAAGGCCGCCATGTCCGACAAGCAGCTGCTCCACCTCGTGATCGGCGGAGAGATGAAGACCCTGGACGGTCCGCCCGAATTCCGGGACCTCGGCAAGGTCGACCTGGTGGGCGCCTATCCGAGCTATCGCGAGGCGCTCGGCGCCTGGCGCTCCAAGGCGCAGGAGACGGTGGACAACGCCCTGATGCGCTACTTCATCATCCATGCGCACCGCCTGCTCGACCCGGGCCTGGGCGCGGACGACCACGAGGACTGAGCCGAGGCCTGAAGCGGCGGTTGGTAGAGGGTCAGACCGCCGGCGCGCTGCTGCGCTGGATCTTCTCGACCAGGCCGCCGTCGCGCCAGACCTCGACGGCCTCGCAGCTGGCGTGTTCACGGAGCATGGCCTCGGCGCGCAGGCGCGCGGACGGCGCGCCGTCGGCCACCAGGTCGACCACCGTGGCGATGCCGTCGCGGCGCACCCCGAGCAGGGTGTAGACGTCTTCCGTCGTGATGGTCAGCGCCCCGTCCTCCATGCAGCGCATGATTGCATGCGCGCCAGAGGCGAGTCTGTCGGAATCAGCACTTAGCGAATTTATTCCCGGCGCAGCAGTTTCTCGGTGAGCACCGAGCCCCACATCTGGGACTGGAAGGTCGCCTTCATCCCCTTGGGGTCATAGGCCGGGCTCTGCACCCACTCGAGGAAGGACATGCCGGCGGGCTCGCCCTCGTCGAGATAGCGCTCGAAGGTGTAGTCGAGGACACCGGTCTTGCCCTGCTTCACGTGCAGGTAGCGGAAGCCGAGCTGATCGACGGCCTCGCGGATCGTCCGGCCCTGCCGGAAATGCATGTAGAGCACGCTCATGACGCCGGCGCGGTCCGCGCCGGACTTGCAGTGCATGAGAGCCGGGTAGGCGATCTGGTTGAAGAGCTTCTTGGCGCCCAGGACCTGGGCGACGGTCGGCACCTCGCGCGAGGCGACGGTGAAGTTGACCAGCTCGATGCCCAGCTTGGCGCACGCCTCCTTTTCGAGGGCGTAGAAGCTGCCGTCGAAACCGCCGCGCAGGTTGATGACCGTCTTGATCCCGTGGCGCTTCCAGTGGGCCAGCTGATGCGGCCAGGGCTGGTTGGTGCGCACCAGCTCGTCGGAAATCCAGTGGGCGTTCTGGAAGCCGAGGCGCAGGAAGGCGTGGTCCTTGAAGGTGTAGTCGAAATAGGTCTTCACCCGCCCGCCAAAGGTCGTCAGGTCGTAGGGGTTGGGGACGGTTTCGCCGTGCATGGGCCCTAACTAGGGCGTTGGGCCGCCATTAGGAAGCGGCGCGGTGATCGGCCGCGACGGCTCGCACGGTTGACTTACGGGGCGCTTCAGCCGACCTCAGGGCTCATGAGCGAGAGCGCCCCGCCGGAGCTGCCCGCCCGCGTCCTGGTGGCGCGGGTCGCGCGCATCTACATGGCTCCGCGCTGGAAGGGCTGGATCGTGGCCATGCTGGCGGCGGTCGGCGTCGCCGCCCTGAACGCCCGCCTCGTCCAGATCCTCAGGCCCGCCACCGACGACCTCTTGGTGCTGCACAAGCCCGGCGCGGCGGTGATGATCCCGCTGACGATCGCCGGCCTGGCCGCCGTGCGGGCCCTGTTCCAGGTGATCCAGGCGACCCTGGTCAACCGCATCGGCAACGGCGTGGTGGCCGACATCCAGCTACAGCTGTTCGGCAAGCTGGTGCGGGCCGACCTGTCGCATCTGAAGACCCAGCACTCCGGGACCTATGTGGCCTCGGTGCTCTACGACGCGGGCCTGACGCGCGAGGCGGCGACCTCGGGCCTCATCAACTACACCCAGAACCTGCTGACGGTGATCGGGGCGGTGTGGGTGATGGTCAGCATCGACTGGCCGCTGACGCTCGCCATCCTGGCCGGCGCGCCGGTCGCCAGCGCGATCATGCGGCGCTTCTCCAAGCGGACCACCAAGGCGGCCAAGGGGGCCATGGCCGAGACCTCGGCCCTCTCCACCGCCATCATGGAGAGCCTGGACGGTATCCGCGTGGTGAAGATCGAGAACCGCGAGGCGTTCGAGGAGAAGCGGGTGGGCGAGGTGATCCGCCGCCGCGAGAAGCACCTGGTGCGGGGCGCGAACGCCCGCGCCTTCGCCACCCCCTCCACCGAGCTCTTCACCACCTGGATCACGGCGGGCGTCATCGCCTACGTCGGCCTGCGCGCCCTGCACGGCGGCCACATGACCGCCGGCGGCTTCAACGCCTTCGTGGCGGGCATGCTGATGGCCAGCCAGTCGCTGCGCCAGGTGGCCAACCTGCAGACCGTGTTCGCCGAGGGTCTGACGGCGGCGCGGCGCCTGTTCAAGGCGCTGGACGTCGAGCCGGAGGTGCGCGAGCAGGCCGGCGCCCGCACCCTGCCGGCGGCCCGGGGCGCGATCCGCTTCGAGCATGTCGGCTTCTCCTATGGCGGCGACGGCCCGCCGGCGCTGGCCGACATCGAC contains:
- a CDS encoding PAS domain-containing protein gives rise to the protein MQRFILQQNIERFRQRLAEASDEADRRRLTAMLAGAERELALVNTAMSGVQLQPAGALAPDEAARKEALARFRAEIAPSSRPSLLIDPQPGLPIAEVNAPYEAVCGLDRKALIGQPLFLLFPDNPDDPIADGVSHLYASLKKAAESGRPHAMEVQRYDVRDGDGRFVERYWRPLNTPLTDGFGRVVFLLHQVDEVTDEVLGGKGAG
- a CDS encoding UbiD family decarboxylase: MAYRSLREFMQRLEAAGELVRVAEPVSSVLEMTEIQRRLLATGGPAVLFEKPIRADGEISSMPALVNLFGTVKRVAMGVTLEGRERATAGDLREVGELLAFLRNPEPPRGLKDAWDMLPLAKTVMSMRPQVVKKAPVQEVVLKGEDIDLAKLPIQTCWPGEPAPLITWPLVVTKGPSEDREDDYNLGIYRMQVLGKDRTIMRWLAHRGGAQHHQRWKKAGKREPLPACAVIGADPGTILAAVTPVPDTLSEYQFAGLMRGAKVELVPAKTVPLMVPANAEIVLEGHVLLDEYEDEGPYGDHTGYYNSVERFPVFQVSAITMRKDPIYLTTFTGRPPDEPSVLGEALNEVFIPLIRQQFPEIVDFWLPPEGCSYRIAVVSMKKAYPGHAKRVMMGVWSYLRQFMYTKWVIVVDDEVNARDWKDVMWAISTRMDPARDITVIENTPIDYLDFASPESGLGSKIGLDATNKWPPETKREWGEKLFMDAQVIEAVTEKWSRLGLPGDGKPVE
- a CDS encoding M20/M25/M40 family metallo-hydrolase gives rise to the protein MIKVVAAAAAAVLVSSAAGAQPAKVAPAASGEAQFRSLYKELVETKSAYPDGSCTLAAERMAARLKAAGFPDSDLHIIVPDGKPKDGNLVAIYPGRDPKAKAVLMLAHIDVVAAKREDWTRDPFTLVEEDGYFYGRGAFDDKAQAAIWTDNLIRYKQEGYKPRRTIKMALTCGEEGGGFVDGAEWLTAHNRALIDAGIALNEGAGGELDAAGKPVSHTILAAEKMPVNFTFEVTNPGGHSSRPMPDNAIYHLAKALDAVAAYEFPVQINDASRAYLTRMSKVVGGEKGAAMNAIAANPADDKANALLSKDPSLHAMLRTTCVATMLDAGHAPNALPQRARANINCRVFPGEPIAQVHDTLVKIVADPAVKISTPEGGFPAAAAPPMTPKVLGPIEKISQAMWPGVPVVPILQPGATDATFLNAVGIPAFGVSGLFIDPDLGRIHGLNERIRVKSLMEGREFLYRLVKAYADQPN
- a CDS encoding MAPEG family protein; translated protein: MEVVPAAPAAAHAAALWAGLSLLLMLVLSVRVVRLRRRHGVALGHGEFADLHHAIRAFANAAEYVPAALVALGLLAMAGAPAALVHATGLVLFLGRAAHAVGLSRSGGASLPRAAGMLATWLAYLVAAVALIFYAVP
- a CDS encoding TldD/PmbA family protein; its protein translation is MNQDLLNEVVQAALKAGADAAEAVGAERRALSITVRLGELEEVEREEARDLGLRVFVGKRQATVSGSDISAEARAKLVERAVAMARLAPEDPYAGLADPALLARGDLPDLDLFDASEPSPETLEDRARAAEEAARAVERVTNTDGASGSWSASQWAMVTSGGFAGVHRASGFSLGATAIAGDENGMEIGYDGRSTRWQSDLPSPESIGAEAGRRAAQRLGARKIASTTAPVIFENRLAASLIGPMIGAISGPSIARGTSFLKDKLGEKIFGEHVTITDDPHRPRGLGSAPFDDEGVANQKRNLIDRGVLTTWLLNASSARQLGLTSTGHASRGLAGPPGVGPSNLTVLPGDKSQAELIREAKSGLLVTNMFGPSLNGNTGDWSVGCAGFWFEDGELAYPVTEITVAGNLIDIYARLIPGSDLEIRGATNSPSLLVDSLAIAGL
- a CDS encoding DUF4170 domain-containing protein, whose product is MSDKQLLHLVIGGEMKTLDGPPEFRDLGKVDLVGAYPSYREALGAWRSKAQETVDNALMRYFIIHAHRLLDPGLGADDHED
- a CDS encoding fused DSP-PTPase phosphatase/NAD kinase-like protein, which codes for MHGETVPNPYDLTTFGGRVKTYFDYTFKDHAFLRLGFQNAHWISDELVRTNQPWPHQLAHWKRHGIKTVINLRGGFDGSFYALEKEACAKLGIELVNFTVASREVPTVAQVLGAKKLFNQIAYPALMHCKSGADRAGVMSVLYMHFRQGRTIREAVDQLGFRYLHVKQGKTGVLDYTFERYLDEGEPAGMSFLEWVQSPAYDPKGMKATFQSQMWGSVLTEKLLRRE
- a CDS encoding ABC transporter ATP-binding protein, with the protein product MSESAPPELPARVLVARVARIYMAPRWKGWIVAMLAAVGVAALNARLVQILRPATDDLLVLHKPGAAVMIPLTIAGLAAVRALFQVIQATLVNRIGNGVVADIQLQLFGKLVRADLSHLKTQHSGTYVASVLYDAGLTREAATSGLINYTQNLLTVIGAVWVMVSIDWPLTLAILAGAPVASAIMRRFSKRTTKAAKGAMAETSALSTAIMESLDGIRVVKIENREAFEEKRVGEVIRRREKHLVRGANARAFATPSTELFTTWITAGVIAYVGLRALHGGHMTAGGFNAFVAGMLMASQSLRQVANLQTVFAEGLTAARRLFKALDVEPEVREQAGARTLPAARGAIRFEHVGFSYGGDGPPALADIDFEARPGETVALVGPSGGGKTTILNLIPRFYDPTEGRVTVDGADLREVTLASLRDQIALVTQEPFLFDDTIRANIAYARPDASLEDIERAAKAAAAHDFISALPNGYDTAVGEAGARLSGGQRQRIAIARAFLKDAPILLLDEATSALDTESEAHVQAALKRLMAGRTTLLIAHRLSTVRGADRIYVIDRGRIVETGDHASLIKKRGLYARLAKTQDLEAETAA